ATTCTCGACGGTCTGATCCTGCTGCACCAACTTTGCCGCCCCTTTTTCACCAATTCCCCGTGCACCTGGTACATTATCACTGCTGTCTCCCATCAGCGCAAGCATGTCAATGAAGTTTTGAGGAGGGATCTGATACTTTTCCCGGAAACCCTCCTCAGTTACACGCTCAAAACCGGCGCCGCTGCGTGGCCGCAACATTTCTACATGGGAAGAAAGAAGTTGCTGAAAATCCTTATCTGGAGACACTATGACGGCATGCACACCTGAGGCCTCGGCCTTCCGTGCCAGCGTACCAATCACATCATCTGCCTCAAACCGATCCGCCTGCAGGACCGGAATGGAAAGTGCCTGCGCCAGTTCCTTGATCCGGGGCAAATTCTCAAGCAACGCGTCCGGTGGCGCATCTCGATTTGCTTTGTACTCGGAGTACAGATCATTCCTGAAGGTTTTTCCCGGCCCATCAAATACGATTGCCGCATACTTCAGTCCTACTTCTTCAATCAGGTTAATCAAGGTCGTACTAAAGCCATAAAGGGCGCTGGTATTTTCCCCCCGTGAATTAATCCGTGGGCGACTCAGAAACGAAAAATGGGCCCGATAGGCGAGGGCCATCGCATCTAAAAGAAAAATCTTCATGTTTTGACTATCCTGCATGATCAACCATTTCCGCTTCCGATTACGAGGTCCTTCAGCTCACTCAACCCCAGTACTGCAACATCAAGTGCCACCGCCTTTTTTAATTTACTGCCTGCATTCTCCCCAGCCAAGAGATAGTCTGTCTTCTTGCTAACGCTACCTGTAACCTTCCCACCATGCGACTCAATCCAGGCGCGTGCCTCCGACCGTGTCATCTCTTCCAAGCTTCCGGTGATCACGAACGTCTTCCCTTCCAGTAATTGAGAAGATGGGGCTTGCTCCTGAGATTCAAACGAAACGCCGGCAGCCTGTAGCTTGGTGATCAGGTCTCGATTTTCATCTTCCCTGAACCACGCAAGAATCTCCTGTACCATCATCGGACCAATCCCATCCAGCTCCAGAAAGCGGCGCAGCAAATTAAGCAGCTCCGTCAGGGGTGCAACGAATCTCTCGTCATCTGTGTCCAATTGCCTCAGGCAAGCTCCAACCGGATCCTTGAGGTGCACCTTCTGCAGGAGCGTGGTGGAAAGAGTGTCCCCATCCTGCAGCACCTCTGTCGGCACCTCCCCCTCAATTGTATTTATCCTTTCCGCGATCATCATCAACTCCTCAATCGAAAACTGTCCAAGCAATAGCCGTGCTGACACTGCTCCGATACCATTAACTCCTAGAGCAATCAGCAATTTTTCGGGCCCACGATCCCGACTCCGATGAATAGAGGCGATAAGCTCGGATGTCTTCCGATCTGCAAATCCCTCTAAGGGTAACAGCTTTTCCTCTGTAAGCGTGTAGAGATCCGCTTCATCGTTAATCAGGCCAGATTCAATCAGAACCTGTACCGTGTTCGGCCCCAACCCTTCAATATCCAGCCCTTCCCTGGAAGCAAAAAACATGACTCGCCGTAATACCCTCTCTGAGCACCGTGCGTTCGGGCAATACAGATCCACTCCATCCCTCTTTCGGATCAGTTGATCCCCACTAACCGGACACTGCTCCGGTGGTAGAATGGGGGTTTCGCTGCCTGAGCGAACCTCTTTCACGGACCCAACAATGTAGGGGATAACATCTCCCGACCGCTTTATCCTGATCGTGTCTCCGATGCGCAGATCAAGCTGCTCTACCTGGTCATAGTTATGTAGGGTTGCATTTGAAACGGTGACTCCTCCCACAAATACAGGCTTGAGGTGAGCCGTCGGAGTAATACGTCCCGTTCTTCCTATCTGAGGTTTTACCGACTCAAGCAGGGTCGTTGCCTCCTCGGAGGGGAATTTGAATGCGACTGCCCCGCGTGGATCTTTGCCCACAATACCGAGCTTCTTCGCCTGTGTACTGTCTGATACTTTGATGACGATGCCATCAATCTCGAATGGAAGCGTGTCTCTCACCTCTTTCCACCAGTCCACCCGTTTGGCGACGTCCTCCAATGTTGGCAGCAACTGCACTTCAGGTGGGATCCTGAATCCCGCGCGATGCAGCCAATCCAGACGTTCAAAATGGTCCTCGGGTGCAAAATCATCCGGAAACATCACGTCGTACGCATACGCGGATAGATCCCTTTTCGCCGTGAGCTGTGCATCCTTTTGTTTCAGGGAACCGGACGCCGTATTCCGTGCATTGATATAGGCCGGCTCCCCCTCTTCAATTCGCTGCTGATTCAGTTTCGCAAACGCTTCTTTGGTAAAGAGCACTTCGCATCTGATCACAAGTACATCCGGGGGCACCGGCCCCTTCTCAACAGGAATCCGCAGTGGTACTGACCGGATCGTGCGTGCATTTGCAGTGACCACGTCCCCAACCTCCCCGTTGCCTCGCGTAGCTGCCTGAACAAGGACCCCTTTCTCATAACGCAGCACCAATGTTAATCCGTCAAACTTGGGCTCTACCACGTAGGCAAATGCTTCACCTGGCACCAACTTGCGGTTCCGTGTCTCCCAAGCCGATAAATCCTCTATACCGAACGCGTTCGCCAGACTAAGGACAGGACGCAGGTGAGAAGTCTTGACGAAATCTGAGTCCAGATCACTCCCAACCCGCTGGGTCGGAGAATCCGGTGTAACCAGTTCAGGATACTCGTTCTCAAGTGCAGTCAACTCCGAGAGGAGTTGATCATACTCTGCGTCTGTGATCGTGGGTCGTGCAAGTACGTAGTACCGGTATGCGTGCCGATTGAGACTCGTACGCAATTCGGCAGCACGATCCGCTACACTGATTCCCATACGGCCATTTATCGCCAGGCCCCAATCAACCCACCCATGAGCAGAAAGACAACGAGATTGTATGCCTGATTCAGCACAAAAATCCCCATGCCTTTATCCTCCCAGGCAACACTCTGCCAGCCCATAGGAAGTGCGAACCCCACCCAGGCTGCAAAACCAACGGTCAATCCCCCTCCCAAAGTGCCCATATCCATATGGGCGATCAGAAGCGATAAAACATATACCGTAAGCACAGAACCCACTAGGGATCCTCCGTATGATTTGGCCGGATTGAAGTTCTCTTTGATTTTCTCCTCCGTCAGATCCATCATCTCCATCCACATCTTACCGAAGATCGGTCCATACCAGAGTGAGCCCACGACCATCGGGAGCAGAATGGCAACTACAAATGAAATCCAGTTTTCGGGTAAATACATTTTGCGTTAAGTTAGTGAACGGGTCAAGATAGCAGATTATGGAGAAAGTGTAAAGCTATTGGCCAGCCCAGATCGCACAAACAGCTCCCGAGGGATCGCGAATGACTGCGTAGCCCTTTTCGGGGCCCATAGATCTGGTTGGGCAAACGACCTCGCCTCCCCGTTCCACACAAGACTGGAGACTCTTTTCCAGAGATTCCACCTGAAAATAGGGGATCCAGACTGGCGGAATCCCGGCATTCAGACCGCGTGCATGACAGATCCCTGCCACTGTCTCTTTGCCCTCGTTCATCGCATAGTCTTCGTACCCGCCCATGTCAACGGGTTCTGGCTGCCACCCGGCAACGTTGACATAAAAGTCGCGGATCTCCTCCGCATGGTCGACCGTCAGGTCGATCCACAATGGGGGTTTTGTTTCTTGCATAGATTTATCGGCTTATGGGGGTGATGATTGATGCGGGCTTTTCACCAGTT
The genomic region above belongs to Rhodothermaceae bacterium and contains:
- the ligA gene encoding NAD-dependent DNA ligase LigA, whose product is MGISVADRAAELRTSLNRHAYRYYVLARPTITDAEYDQLLSELTALENEYPELVTPDSPTQRVGSDLDSDFVKTSHLRPVLSLANAFGIEDLSAWETRNRKLVPGEAFAYVVEPKFDGLTLVLRYEKGVLVQAATRGNGEVGDVVTANARTIRSVPLRIPVEKGPVPPDVLVIRCEVLFTKEAFAKLNQQRIEEGEPAYINARNTASGSLKQKDAQLTAKRDLSAYAYDVMFPDDFAPEDHFERLDWLHRAGFRIPPEVQLLPTLEDVAKRVDWWKEVRDTLPFEIDGIVIKVSDSTQAKKLGIVGKDPRGAVAFKFPSEEATTLLESVKPQIGRTGRITPTAHLKPVFVGGVTVSNATLHNYDQVEQLDLRIGDTIRIKRSGDVIPYIVGSVKEVRSGSETPILPPEQCPVSGDQLIRKRDGVDLYCPNARCSERVLRRVMFFASREGLDIEGLGPNTVQVLIESGLINDEADLYTLTEEKLLPLEGFADRKTSELIASIHRSRDRGPEKLLIALGVNGIGAVSARLLLGQFSIEELMMIAERINTIEGEVPTEVLQDGDTLSTTLLQKVHLKDPVGACLRQLDTDDERFVAPLTELLNLLRRFLELDGIGPMMVQEILAWFREDENRDLITKLQAAGVSFESQEQAPSSQLLEGKTFVITGSLEEMTRSEARAWIESHGGKVTGSVSKKTDYLLAGENAGSKLKKAVALDVAVLGLSELKDLVIGSGNG
- a CDS encoding DUF1761 domain-containing protein, which translates into the protein MYLPENWISFVVAILLPMVVGSLWYGPIFGKMWMEMMDLTEEKIKENFNPAKSYGGSLVGSVLTVYVLSLLIAHMDMGTLGGGLTVGFAAWVGFALPMGWQSVAWEDKGMGIFVLNQAYNLVVFLLMGGLIGAWR
- a CDS encoding VOC family protein; this encodes MQETKPPLWIDLTVDHAEEIRDFYVNVAGWQPEPVDMGGYEDYAMNEGKETVAGICHARGLNAGIPPVWIPYFQVESLEKSLQSCVERGGEVVCPTRSMGPEKGYAVIRDPSGAVCAIWAGQ